CCCCGTCGACGGTTCGCACGTCCCGAACTGGCACGTCGAAATCCTGGACGATGCCACAGGGACAGCACTCGGCCTGCTCGCGCTGGAAGCGATAGACCGAGCGGTCGCCATAGGAGAACACCTGTGTCGCCTCCTCGATGTCGGGGTCGCCCTCGACGGCGAACTCCTCGGTGATCCGCCCCGATTCGGGGGCGACCGACCACGAGATGGACTTCGCGTCGCCAGCGTCCCCGAGATACTGTGTGATACGACAGGCATCTGGGCTCTCGAAGGCCAGCTCGGCCCGAATGCCAGTCGGCATGACCGTACAGAACGGAGTAGGCAGGTAAACCGTTCCGGCCCCAGCAAGCCTGGCCCCGTTCTCGCCCGAGAATTCCCCTATATGAGGGGGCAGTCAAAATACGCACGGCCTCGTATTTCATACCCCACATCGGCCGAAAACACCCTCTTCCCAGGTTTTTCACCGTTTTCAAAGGATGGGAAGCGCAACGTGTTTTAGGGTTACGGGCCCGTAAGTACCTCACATGTACGCGAAGGGCGATCGACAGGGCACGACCGTCACGCGACGGTCGCGAACGAACGCGTGGGGCGGGCACCGCCGCCGAAACGGTGCGGGGCCGTCATGAGCGCCCTCGCGGAGCAGCCAAGCGAGTCCGGCGAGTCGGGCGGCATCCGAGCGGAGATCCAGCTCGCCGATCTGCGGAGCTGTCCAGTCGCACAGGTTTCAAAGCAGGGCGTGGAGTGTTTCAACGTCTCCAAACGAGTCGACCCGGAGACCGGGCGAGTGACCGAGGAGTTCGCGACGGACGCCGATCTGGACGGGGAATCGGGCCTGGATCCCGTCTTCTCGTATGGAAACCAATCGGTCTACCGCTTCCAGCGGACCTTCGGTCACGACTGTGCCTGCGAACTCGTCGAGGAGTATGACTGCCCGATCGTCGACGTTCAGGCCCAGGACGGCGATCTGACGATGGTGTTTCACGCGCCATCGATGGACGAGCTCCGGGGAGCCGTGACGGCCTTGCGGGAGTCGTTCCCCGACGTGGACGTCAAACGACTGGTCAGCTCCCGCGACGAGGACGGCAGTGAGGACCTGGTCTTCGTTGACCGCGGCGTGCTCACCGACCGCCAGCGGGAAGTCCTCGAAACGGCCCACGAGCTCGGTTACTTCCAGCATCCCAAGGGCGCCAACGCGGGTGAAGTCGCCGACGAACTGGACATCACCACCTCCACCTTCACCGAACACCTCGCCGCAGCCCAGTCCAAGCTCCTCGACGCGATCCTCGAAGAACCCGAGCCAGTCGGGACCTGACCACCCGTCGATCGCCACAGTTCACGTTTTTCGACTTCGAGAGTTTCTGTTCGATTTTACCGAAGCAGGCCTGAAACCGCCAGTAAGGACCATTCTCGGCGTTTTGGGCCTATTCTGTCGGCCAAAATGGGTCAGATCAGTTTCGATTTTTTATATAGCAGTATTTGGTTTATAGACGGGTTTTGGGTCGCCAGATCACACAAACCCAATGGGCACTACCACGGACCAATCTAGCAAGCATCCGCCTCAGTCTAGCCACCCAGCGTGCAAGCTGTCGTGAGACGCGGTCGAGATCTGACCACCCCAATTACCCAACCAACCCCACAGCAACCACCAGGGCCAAAAATCTGCCTGATAAACCACATCCCGATATACGAAATCAGCGACCGGACGACCACGAGCCAGGGACCCGACTCGAAGCCACAGCAGCACCTGTCCGAAGCGAACTGGGGGAAATTTCGCCAACTGGATCGGTTGGGGAAATTCCACCAACTACCAGAGTTCTGTCTTCAATAATGCAACAGAACCCCTCAATAAACTGTATTTCGCTATATTAAATTCAGTACCACGGGACGCCCAATAGCAACATTTTCCATAACGTGAAACCGAATCGAAACTGATGAACGAGCATCGGGGACGGACCCACGAGACCACGGACACCTCACTTCGCGTGCTCGATGCCGTCGCGGACCTCGAAGGGGCCACGGTGAGCGAGATCGCCGACGAACTGGACATGGCAGTCAGTACGGCCCACAAACACCTCCAGACCCTCTTGGGAAACGGCCTGATCGTCAAGCACGACGACGAGTACCAGCTCGGGCTCAAACTCTACCACCTCGGGTCGAAAGCCAAACGCCGGGAGCCACAGTTCATGCTCGCCCGCGAGAAGACCTACGAGCTCGCGGAGCGGACCCGCGAGGTCGTGAACTTCTCGGTCCTGGAGAACGGCCGCGCGATCACCCTCTTCGACAGTCTCGATACCGGGACCCTCGAAGGATTCCAGCGCGGACAGTACTTCTACCTCCACAGCACGGCCGCGGGCAAGGCGATGCTCGCCGAGATGGACGAGTCCCAGATCGATACGATCGTCGACCAGTGGGGACTCCCGAAGTTCACGGAGTACACGATCACGGACCGCGAGACACTCTGTGAGGAGCTCGAACAGGTCCGCAAGCGCGGGTACGCGGTCAACAAACAGGAGTCCTGGGAGAACCTCAAGGCAGTCGCGGTCCCCGTCACGGCCTCGGATGGGGAAGTCCTGGGCGCGATGGACGTCTCCGGTTCGCCCCACCGGATCTCCTACGAGCGCTCGATCGCTCGAACCCTCGCCAAGAGCGTCGACGAACTCGAACGAGCCCTGGAGTCCCATACTGTTCTCGAGTCCCACTGGAACGACCGGTAACGAAAGCGGCGAATCGTGGGACTTTTCCTCGCGTATTCGAGAGTTCGTTCTGTCGGCTTGACACTGGTGAGTGTGGGGAGAGCTCCCAATGTTTCAAAAAACAACCAGATTGTTGTCATAACTCAAACCATGGACAGTGACGATCAGGGCGAACGGGACGCAGAATGGTGGTCGAAACGACAGGAGGAGCTCCTGTATGCGGATTCGGACAGGGAGCCAGGCGAGGGGAACCTCACGGGGTTCGGGATCGACGCCCACCCGGTCGTGTTCCCGATCTCGCTGGCGATGATCGCGCTCTTTCTGGTGGGCACGATTCTCTTGGGCGATACGGCCGCGACGGCCTACGAGACGATCAATTCGGTGATCAACGCGAACCTGGGGTGGCTGTACATCTTCTCGGCCAACGTCTTTTTGCTGACGTTGGTGTACTTCGCGGCGAGTCGCTACGGCGACATCCGCATCGGGGGCCTCGGAGCACGGCCTGACTACACGACCTTCGAGTGGATGGCGATGCTCTTCAGCGCCGGGATGGGTATCGGCCTGATGTTCTGGAGCGTCGCCGAACCGATGAACCACCTCGCGACCGGTGGCGGGACGATGTTCCCGTTCACGCCGAACACTGCCGAGGCCGGGCGTGCAGCCCTCGGAATCACCTTCTTCCACTGGGGCATTCACCCGTGGGGAATCTTCGGGCTGGTGGCGCTGGGGCTTTCCTTCTTCGCCTTCAACCGCGGGCTTCCGCTCACTTTCCGCTCGATGTTCTACCCGCTCTTTGGCGATCGCGTCTTCGACTGGCCGGGCCACATCGTCGACCTGGTGACCGTCTTCGCCACGATCTTCGGGCTGGCGACCTCGCTCGGACTCGGAGCCTCACAGATCAACGTGGGGCTCTCGGTCGTCCTCGAACGGCTGGTCGGAACCGGGGTCCCGTTCGGGGCCGGGACCCAACTGCTCATCATCGCGGCGATCACCGCGATCACGGGCATCTCGGTGGGCCTGGGCATCGACAAGGGCCTGAAGCGGCTGAGCACGATCAACGTCTACCTGATGGTCCTGCTCATGCTCTTTGTCCTCGCGGTTGGCCCGACGCGCTATCTGCTGGAGGGTATCATCCGCGAAGTGGGCTTTTACATCCAGAATCTGCCCCACATGTCCCTGTTCACGGAGACCTTCATGGGGCCGCTAACCGACCAGGCCGGCAAGGAGGCCGGCTGGCAGGATAGCTGGACGATCTTCTACTGGGGCTGGTGGATCGCGTGGTCGCCCTTCGTCGGGCTGTTCATCGCCCGCATCTCCCGGGGTCGGTCGATCCGACAGATGATCCTCGGGGTCTTGCTGCTGCCGACCGGCTTCTCGATGGCGTTCCTGGGCTCGTTCGGCGGGCTGGCAGTCTTCACCGAACTCGAACTCGGCGGGACGATCCAGCAGACGGTCGTCGAGCAGGGGTCGGCCTACGCCATGTTCGAGTTGCTGGGGGCCTATCCGCTCTCGACGATCACCTCAGCCGCCGCGGTGGGCCTCGTGGTCACCTTCTTCGTGACTTCCGCCGACTCGGGCTCGCAGGTCATCGCGCTGGTGACTGCCGGCGGGAAGCTCAACGTGTCCCAGCGCCAGCGTATGCTCTGGGCGATCGTCGTGGGCATCGTCGCCGCGGCCCTGCTGGTCGGTGGCGGCCTCAACGCCCTCCAGACGGCGGCGATCACCACGGGGCTGCCCTTTGCCGGCGTCATCCTCATCCTGATCTACACGCTCTACCAGGGACTTCAGGAGGAGTACGAGACGCTCCAGGAGATCGAAACCCCGCCCGGCGCGGCCGGTGGGTCCAGTCCCAGTTCACCGGTGCCACAGACTGACGACGACTGAACACCCAACTTTTACTGCGCTCGGTCCCTCCGCGACCTCGCTTGCAAAAGCTGGACCAAAACGTCCGCTTTCGGCACTCACATAAAGTCCGCAATACCTGACTGTTTGTTCTTGTCGTTCTCGAAGATCGACTCGATCGAGCGTTCGAGGATGTGGAGGCGCTGTTTGGTGTACTCCCGCGAGCCGTACTCCTCGGCGACCTCGATGGCCGTATCGAGGTACTTGGTCACCGACCCCTCGTGAACGGTGAGGGTCACGTCGCCGCCACACTTCCGGCACTCGCCAGTCAGGGGCGCCCGCCGGTACTTCGCGCCACAGGAGAGACACCGAACCTCCTGGCGGGTGAACGCCCGCAGGTTTCCGATTAGATCCGGCAGGAAGTGATACTCGATCACCCGCTCGGCGACGTCGGTCTCGTCGACGGCCCGAAGCTTCCGGGCGAGTTCGAGCTGAGCCTCCA
This region of Halodesulfurarchaeum sp. HSR-GB genomic DNA includes:
- a CDS encoding helix-turn-helix domain-containing protein encodes the protein MSALAEQPSESGESGGIRAEIQLADLRSCPVAQVSKQGVECFNVSKRVDPETGRVTEEFATDADLDGESGLDPVFSYGNQSVYRFQRTFGHDCACELVEEYDCPIVDVQAQDGDLTMVFHAPSMDELRGAVTALRESFPDVDVKRLVSSRDEDGSEDLVFVDRGVLTDRQREVLETAHELGYFQHPKGANAGEVADELDITTSTFTEHLAAAQSKLLDAILEEPEPVGT
- a CDS encoding IclR family transcriptional regulator, which produces MNEHRGRTHETTDTSLRVLDAVADLEGATVSEIADELDMAVSTAHKHLQTLLGNGLIVKHDDEYQLGLKLYHLGSKAKRREPQFMLAREKTYELAERTREVVNFSVLENGRAITLFDSLDTGTLEGFQRGQYFYLHSTAAGKAMLAEMDESQIDTIVDQWGLPKFTEYTITDRETLCEELEQVRKRGYAVNKQESWENLKAVAVPVTASDGEVLGAMDVSGSPHRISYERSIARTLAKSVDELERALESHTVLESHWNDR
- a CDS encoding BCCT family transporter — protein: MDSDDQGERDAEWWSKRQEELLYADSDREPGEGNLTGFGIDAHPVVFPISLAMIALFLVGTILLGDTAATAYETINSVINANLGWLYIFSANVFLLTLVYFAASRYGDIRIGGLGARPDYTTFEWMAMLFSAGMGIGLMFWSVAEPMNHLATGGGTMFPFTPNTAEAGRAALGITFFHWGIHPWGIFGLVALGLSFFAFNRGLPLTFRSMFYPLFGDRVFDWPGHIVDLVTVFATIFGLATSLGLGASQINVGLSVVLERLVGTGVPFGAGTQLLIIAAITAITGISVGLGIDKGLKRLSTINVYLMVLLMLFVLAVGPTRYLLEGIIREVGFYIQNLPHMSLFTETFMGPLTDQAGKEAGWQDSWTIFYWGWWIAWSPFVGLFIARISRGRSIRQMILGVLLLPTGFSMAFLGSFGGLAVFTELELGGTIQQTVVEQGSAYAMFELLGAYPLSTITSAAAVGLVVTFFVTSADSGSQVIALVTAGGKLNVSQRQRMLWAIVVGIVAAALLVGGGLNALQTAAITTGLPFAGVILILIYTLYQGLQEEYETLQEIETPPGAAGGSSPSSPVPQTDDD